One Candidatus Symbiobacter mobilis CR genomic window, CCTACCACACCACCCACCGTCGTGTGGGTACGCAGTGGGCGGTGCTACAAGTCGGCTCACCTGACGAAGTTTTGCCTTCCTTCTTTGCCATGTTTCAAGGCTCGGTGCATGTAGGCCGCCGCCTGCATCTAGCCCGTTCGGGCTTGATTGATGGGGTCGAGGTCTTCGCTGCTGACTTTTGCACCATCACGGCCTGCATTGCTGCAAGTCACGCTGTGCTCCGGGATGACGATGCTGCCAGTTTCTTCGACACGTAGCGGGCCGCTCGGGCGCACCAAGCCCAGCTTGTGCATGGCACGCTGCGGGCCGGACCGTGGGGTGGTGGTCTGGGATTTGGTGCTTCTGGTGCTTCCGGGCAGTGGATTGTTTGCGATTTGTTCTTTCCACATTTGCGCATCCGCTTCCGGATTCAATCTTATGCCTCGGTCAGAGTTGGTCCAAAGGGCCGGACACTCCACAACCTCCTTTGTTGAGCACATGGGTGTAAATCATGGTGGTGGCGACGCTTTTCCCCGCTGCGCGGATCGACCGAATGACTACCGGAAGGGAAGATGTATTGCCAACCCCATTCATTTTTTGCATTGGGGTACTGGCGTTCCAAGGCATCCGGCAAGTAAACACTAGCCAGTCCTTTTGCGGTATCGTCTTCCAACAAACGTTTGCGCCATAGCAGATGCTCTTGCAATGGTGCAGCCAATTTGCGTGGAAGCATCGTTACTCGGTCTTTACCACCTTTTCCATCACGCACCAAAATTTCGGTGCGAGCAAAGTCCACATCTTTCACGCGCAGACGAACCACTTCCATCAAACGCATTCCGGTGCCATACAACAGCCGTGCCATCAGGCCATGCACACCATGCATTCGTTCCAGCACCGAAGCAACCTCGGCTTGCGTCAGCACCACCGGCAAATGTGCTGGTCGCTTGGCGCGCACCACATCTTGCATCCAGGGCAAATCCTGATCCAACACTTCTCGGTACAGAAACAACAATGCAGACAAGGCTTGGTTCTGCGTGGAAGACGAAACATGACCATCCACTGCCCAATGCGTCAAAAACGCTTCGACCTCCAACGCGCCCATATTGGCAGGGTGCTGCTTGCCGTGGAACAAAACGAAGCGCTTAATCCAATGGGTATATCCAATGGGTATATTGGCGCTCGGTTGCGATGCTAAGATGCTTCAAACGCAGCTTGTCGCGCAACTGGTCAAGCAGTTTGGGCGGTCGTGGGGTGCGTGGGGTGTTTTCAGGCATAAAACTGGGCAGAAAAGGGGTGCTACTGGCACATTTTCTTGGAAGGATGCTGTGTTATACACCGATTTTTTGTATGGGTATACACCGCTTGGGGTGTATACTGTACGTTGGGCGGAAAAAACGAACTAAAGGATAAATATGACCGAAAAAGACCCTGATATTTTATCATTGGATGAGATAGAGCGAATTGAAAAACTGACTCTGCGCTGGATATTTCAAGCTGTCATTGATTTCGGAATGGAGGCTCACGAAATATTTCTTAAATCACCAGATAGTGTTAAAGATATTGCGGAAGATATTACACGAGAACTGCTTGATAGGCTTTCAGGATTTAATGTTCAACAAAGAGTGTATGGCACAGTAGATTACAAGAAGGCAAGGTATGTTATACTTCCTGATGAAACTGTCAGACAAGCCTTGTTTATTGATTCAAAAGCCGAAAAAGAAAACCGATCCGCTACAATTCAAATGTCTCAGACATCATTGTGGGTAAGACAAAGGCGTGCAGGTGCAGAGGTAAATGAAAAAGGATTTCTTCCAGAAATATCCAAATATGGAGGAAAGAATTATTTAACAACAACCTGCCTTATACATTTTAAGTACAACGATGACGACAACGCTACTCATCATTTGCGTGAAGTCATTATAGCGGCAATCCCTAATGGAAAGTTACAGGACAGATATAATCCAAGTGCAGATGATGGAATTTGGCTGGCTGGTAGAAATGCTCCAACATTGGGCGAAGACTTCAGAGTAAGGGTTGGTTTTAGCAAGTTAAAAGATAAAGCAAGCTGGCGTATCCAAACATTAACCTATGATCAAGATAGAAAGGAGTGTATAGGCGTATGGCAATCATAAATATGTTTAATCCGCTTACTCCGAACGAAATTTACCACGGAGACTCCAGAAATCTATTAAATAGAATTGAGAAAGATTCAATTGCGTTAAGTGTATGGTCTCCGCCTTATTTCGTTGGAAAAGAATATGAAAAAGATTTGTCATTTGATGATTGGAAAAACTTATTAAGAGATGTTATTGCTTTGCACTTTCCAATTATCAAGCCTGGTGGATTTTTGGCGATCAATATTGCTGATATTTTATGCTTTAGAGATGAATGTATGCCAAAAATTATGGCCGAAAACATCTCCCGAAGAAAAATTACGCTTTCCAAAGAAGATATATTAGCAGTCAGGAAAAAACATCCTGACTGGAACAGATACAAACTCGCAGAGCACTTCGGATGTAGTGAACAAACTATAGACAGAAGGCTTAATGGGAATAACATCAGAGGTGGAAAATACCAATCGCAAACCAGAGTTTTCTTAGTTGGAGGATTAATAGAAGAGGCAGCTTTATCCGCTGGATTCTACTTATATGATCGTAGGATATGGGTAAAAGATGCAGCATGGGAAAATTCGCGGTGGCACACTATATCCTATCGTTCTGTAGACGAATCTGAATATTTTTACATTTTTTGGAAACCGGGAATTACTAAAGTCGACCGTTCAAGGCTAACAAAGGAAGAGTGGGTAAATTGGGGTTCAAGAGGTGTATGGAAAATATCATCTGTTCGTAGCAACGCAGATCACGATTCTAAGTTTCCTGTTGAACTTCCAAGAAGAGCGATAAAGCTTTTTACTGAACCGGGTGAAATTGTTCTTGATTGTTTTATGGGGAGTGGAACAACTGCGGTGGCAGCCATTAGTGAAGGAAGACAATACATTGGAATTGAGAAAGAGGAAAAATCAGTAGCTATCGCAAAAAAGGCTACAGATTCAATCAATAAATATACGAAGGAACCTGTGCAGATGGATTTAATGATCAGGGAGTTAGAAGCATCATACGGCACAGAGTAACCGCCCAACAAGGCGCTGCACACGGACGGGGATTCCGCTGCGCTCCATCCCCGCCGGTGAGCTTGGTCGTTAGGCTTTTCTCAACACGGGCCCTTATCCAGTCGCTAGACCACATGAACACAAGCACAGAAGAAGCGACAGTTGTCTGCTCAAGCTGCTTCAATGATGTTGGCTTGAAACTTGACGCCGTGCGCATTGGGCAAGACATACCGGGGTCATGCCCAAACTGTGGCTCAACTGATGGGAAGAAGCTACCCATAGCTGGCCTCGGTGCGTTGGCACATCGCTACTTTGTCTGGGGCTCAATGTGGCGAGCCAAGTATGGTGCGGCGCCACTAATTCAATTCAATGAGCATCAGTCAACATCAATTGACATTAAGCCGTGGCTAGAGCCAGATGTACGATTGATAGAGCGCTTGCTTGGGGTTGGATTTTTTCACTACGGCCCACGGCTGTGGATGTTCGGCGAAATCGAGCCACTGAAGGCGCTCCAAAAGCAAAAATCACGGCAAGCGATTATTGATCGAATCGTCAGCGAGTACCCGGACAGAAAGCTATCCCCAAGGGAACTCTTTTATCGTGTCCGCATAAACCCAAAGGAGCCTGGCGATGGTTCCCAATACGATAGCCCGCCACCGGAGCACGCTGGGCGAGGACGGCTCGATAGCAAGGGGCACCCCGTTCTCTATGGCTCACCAGACCTTGAGGTCTGCATTCACGAGTGCCGGGTTTCAACCGAGGACGACGTCTTCGTTGCCACACTGAACACAACCCAAGATCTGCGCTTGCTTGATCTGTCAGTTCTCTTGAAAGAGCCAGAGCACATAACTGAGTTTGAGAGTCTCGATCTAACTGTTCACATGCTGTTTCTCGCAGCCAAACACTCATACAAATTAACACGCTCAATTGCTGAAGCAGCACGACGCGCGGGCTTTGATGGCCTGGTCTACCCCTCCTACTTCAGTTTGCTGAGGCTAGGCCAAATGCCATTCCAGACCGTCTATGGCATTTCACATAGAAGGATTGAACAATTCCATGAGCATGAGCAAGCCAAAACCATTCCAAACCTTGCGCTGTTTGGTCGCCCGATCGCCTCTGGCAAGGTTGCGGTCAAGTGCATTGATAGGCTCATCATTAATCGAGTAGGCTATGAATACCATTTTGGCCCAACCGGAGCTTAAGTGAACTTCAAAATTGAATCATTTGCCACCAGCCCAGTTTCACACTGCAAGCGCAACACTATGAGTAGCTCAACCGCCTCAGAATATGGCGCCAGCCTAACCGTAAGTTCGAGTGGGGCCGCAATGCTTCGCATCGCGGCCCCTCAACTTTAGCGTTCGGCGTCTTAGAGCCTATTTCAGTAGGCAATATGCCCTTAAAGTGATTATGGCGCAAGTGAGGTGCAACATAGCGATATACGTTTCAGGAAGTTTTTCCCAACGAACCAGAATTCGGCGAAAGCGATTCATCCAGCTATGTGTACGTTCTACTACCCAGCGCCGTGCCTTGAAACCAGCTTCTTGCTTTATAGATTTAGCTTCTTCGCCTCTGGAACGAATGTGAGCCGTAAAGCCAAATTCTTTGACGATCTCTCTTACTTCATCATAATCGTATCCTTTTTCCAAGCAGATGCCTTGTGGTTTTGTATCCGTCGGGTCTGGTCGTTTTGCTTTGATGTCTTCCAGCGTACTCCTGACCAACTTCATGTCGTGCCGATTGGCACCGTCGAGGGCGACGGCAAGCGGTATGCCTGCACCATCAGTAAGCACACTGCGCTTGACACCTTGCTTGCCTCGATCTGTTGGGTTGGCCCCAGTTGTTTGCTGACCTGCTAGGGGTGCTTTGGTTAACGCTCCATCCATGGATGTCCATGCCCAATCGATGCCTTGGGATTTGTCGTATTCGACCAATTGTTGTATCCAAAGGGCTGAAAATACACCTGCTTTCGTCCATTCGCGAAAGCGTCGATAGGCAGAACTGCACGAGCAAATTCCCGTCATGTTTAAGGCGTTCCACTGGCAGCCAGTTCGCAATACGAAAAGAATTGCGTTCATTGCGCTGCGATCAGATACATGCGGATTATGGCAACCAAGGGGATGTTTTTTGGGTTCAGGGAGCGATGATTTTATTATTCCCCAGAGTGCATCATGCAATCTCCACCCATCATCATGAAATATCAGGCCCATAATTTTCCTCATCTGGATTATTACGACTGTGATGTTTGATATTATATATCATTAGCCTGCTGAAATAGGCTCTTAGTGCCATGCCAAAGAGTAAAAACAGTAAAAAGAAATCACGTAGCGGCAAGAACCGGACACCAATCTCCGGTCATACGCGTGTCGGAAAACAACTACTGCCGCCATTTGCAAAGATGGAGGGGAAAGTTGCGTTTTCCTCATGGACAAACGAGCGAATGCCGGAAATGCTCTGGGCCGTCATTGTTCGAGCCATAGATGGCCAAGACTTTGCTATTTCACAGTTCCGGCGGATCATTAATTTCATTGGGAACCATGAGCGAAGAGAGGAGCTCTCCGACCTAACCCACACTGGCATCTCGAAGATCGACCCGGCACTTCGAGCCGAGCTCATTGCGTGTATAACCAAGCATCCGGCCATAGCAGAGGCCCTGATAATTCTCAGGATTTTCAATGACCTGCCAGCCGCCGCTGATTGGATGGTCTGCATTCCGGAACATGCTCCGGACATTGAATTGCTTATGACAGCCGTAGGCCAAAACTTGTGGCACCAGTCGCAAGAAGCAACAGATTGCCGGTGGCTCAGATTGATGGCACAGCTTGCGGCCGGAAAGCTTCATGTACCTCGCGAAATGGCTGAAGAATGGATTGGATATCCAGACGTCGGTGATCAGAAATCGGTAAGGCCCAGCATTAGAGCATCAGAGATTGCCCCAACCTCAATGGACCCTCGGGATACGGCTTGGGCTGATTCGTTCTGGCTCGAAGCTTGGCATAACACCCCATGCCTCGTTCTTAACAACGAGATGGTTGCAAAGCCTGCGGTCGTACCAGTCACACGAACTGCCATCTCCGATCTAATTGGGAAATTGGAGGAGCATTGGCAGGGCACTCATTCAACGACATCGGTAGATGCACGTCACGATTCCGTATTTGGCATAGCGTTTTACGCACTTCGGCTAATTGATGAGCTTCTTGGAATCGGGGTCGGTACCGGAATCTTAGGTCGTTTGGGGCTACGCACTTTGCTTGAGGCTTACGTAAGCATTCATTACCTCCTACACAAAGACGACGAGGCCTTGTGGAAGAAGTGGCGAGCTTATGGAGCTGGCCAGGCAAAGCTAAATGCACTCCGCTTTGATACGGACATGGAGCCGCCCAAGTTCATCAATATCGAGTGGATAGAACAGATCGCGGGTGAGGATATTTGGGAGGAGTTTCTGAATATCGAGCTTGGAAACTGGAGCGGTTTAGATTTACGAAAGCTCAGCGAGCAATCTGGATGCAAGGATCAATACGACACTCACTATTCATGGACTTCGGGATACGTTCACGGAACTTGGGGGCCAGTCAGGGAGGCATCATTCACGACGTGTGGCAATCCGCTACATAGGATGCACAGATATCCCGACCAGAAGTCTTTGCCGGACACTGTTAGCGACGCCGTCGATCTGGCCAACCGAATTCTGGATGACCTAAATGCAGCATATCCGGAGTTTCTACATAGAATTCCGGTGCAGTAATTGAGCGGATGCCGAACAAACGCTTCGAGAGGGACGCTCCAACAGCCGGCTTCGCCGCCTGTTTCCGCGCCCCTCAAGGTTAACGTTAGGCATCGGAAGGTGCAGCCAGAAATGGCCTTAACGATCGTGCCAGTATCCTGGTTTGCGGCGCTGGTGGGCTACAGCGAGCACTGTCACCGTATTGCCCTGAATCTCGTAAAAAACCGTTATGGAAAGTGGCGGAGAATATGTCGCCTGATCCCACCCTCGTCTTCGGGCCACATCAGGGCATCGGTAGTGAGTCCATCGATTGCCTGAAACGTCTCGGCTCGAAAAGCATCGGCTGCGATAGGGCTGCGCTCGAAGTACCAGAAAAATGCCTCGCGGATTTCTGCCTCCGCCTCGGGCAGAATATCGACTACAAAGCGAATCACAGAGCGCTCAATCTTGTTTTGGCTTCTGCCCAAGAAACGGCCTTGACTGTCCCCGCTCGTAGGGCCGCTTGCCGTGCCTTAATCTCCTGCCGCCACGCTTCGGCAATTGAAGAATCATCACTGCCTTCAAGGCTATCGAGCAACGCTACGGTCAAGGCCGAACGCTCGTCGGGAGGTAATCCGAGAGCTTCGTCGAGAATGTGGTCTACGTGGGCATTCATGGCAAGAAGTCTAGCACTGAAACGGGACTCGGCCGCAGCCAGTTTCGAGCCGATGCCCAACCCTGCGGTCAACTGGACCTTGCGCATAAAGCCGCGCAAGGCCGGTTACCTTGAACGTTAGGCAGCAAATGGACATCACCGTGGCACTTTTGGCAAAACTAAATGAAAAGTGACTAGGCTCAAATAAATAAACCAAGGCCAACACTATGAAGCGTAAGATTTACATAGAAACCTCTATCATTAGTTATCTCACCGCACGCCCCAGCAAAACTATTATTGGGGCTGCGCATCAACAAATTACGCAAGCGTGGTGGGAAACACGAAATAATTACGATCTATTCGTTTCTGGTTCTGTGTTGGCAGAGTGTGCTGCTGGCAACACAGAAGCGGCAGAAAAACGGCTGAATGCAGTAAATGGCTTAACCCTGCTTTCCTCAACCGATAGCGCAATTGACTTGGCACGGCATTTAATTTTGAAGTCGATCGTTCCTCGAAAAGCAGCGGAAGATGCCCTACACATTGCACTTGCAACAATACACGGCATGGATTATTTGCTCACTTGGAATTGTCGGCATATTGCCAATATGGAAATACAGAGAAACATATCGCACCATCTTGAATCTATTGGCTTGCTTATGCCAATCATGTGTACCCCAGAGGAATTACTAGGAGAAAACGATGACGACATTACTGGATGATGAGATCATCACTGAAGTCAGGGCAAATCGAAACGCCCATGCTGCGAAATTTAATTATGATATTGATGCAATAGCAGCAGATCTGAAATTAATTGAAGCTCAATATATTGCAAAAGGAGTTCCTTGCGTTCAACCACCACCACGCGAACTCATGCCTAACACTGCATTGCAGCGGACTCGCTTCGCTCACCGTTGAATTCAGACGTTAGGCGTTTTCGTTGGCAGGGCGTAGAATTTGCCGCATGAAAGTTCCGGAATTGATACGGATTACTGAGGAGGATAGATGGTTCTTGGTACGCCAAAGTGGCAGACATCGCCAATTTCACCATCCAAGTAAATCAGGAATCGTTACTATTGCAGGAAAACTCAGCATTGACGTGCCACCCGGAACCTTGAATAGTGTACTCAAGCAAGCTGGCTTAAAGGAGTGATCATGCGATATATGGTAGTAGTTGAAAAAGGTGAGACAAGTTATGGTTGTTTTGTTCCAGACATTCCAGGCTGTGTCGCCGTTGGCGAAACTGAAAATGAAGTTGTCAGCCTTATTCAAGAGGCTATTCGATTTCACTTGGAAGACTTGCGATTCGAAGGACAACCAATTCCGATGCCTGCATCCAAAAGCAAATTCATTGAAGTTGCTTTGAATGCCTAATCAGGTAGGCAACGGCTTCTAACCGTCGCCCCCCACACCACCCACCGTGCGGGTTCGCAGTGGGCGGTGCTACAAGTCGGCTCGCTCGACGAAGTCTTTCGCTTCCTACCCGTGTATCCCTGTGCCTTGCACTACAGGTCTTTCACACTCTGCAAACCCTGCTCCTGTAACCACACGTTGGATATGGCCTGATTGATAACCGGAGTTCTGGACATCTTCCAATAGCTGTTGCTGCTGACTCCGTGCTGAATCGCCGACTTCAGGCTTACGCCCTTACGCCCAAAGCCAGTAAATTCTTGATCTTCGTGCGCGCCCATCGCCACTGTTTCCCCATGCCGACATCGATTGCGGTGATCGACCCCGATGAATCGGCGCGGCTGCCTTTGCGCCCGGTGTTTGTGAAGGTGGGGCTGTCCGTGTGGGAATTCGAGGATGGCGAGTCGTACTTGCGTCATACGGAACCGCACCTGGGCCTGTTCACGGAACTGCGGCTACCGGGCAAGGCGGGGATCGACGTGTTGGCGGCCTTGCAGCAGAGGCGCCACCCTTTGCCCGTTGCGGTATTGACTGCTCACGCCGACGTACCCACTGCCGTCGAAGCCATGAAACGAGGCGCTATCGACGTGCTGGAACACCCCTGCGACCCTGGCAAGCTGCTGGCCGTCGTTGAGCGCATGCACGCCTTGTATGCCCTGCACAGACATGGTCTGCCGCTGCATCGGCACATCATGCAAAGTCTGAGCGCTCGGGAAATCGAAGTCCTGGAGCGCGTTTTTGCCGGGCGCATGAACAAGCAGATCGCCGACGATCTGGGCGTCACCAGCAAAACCGTCGAATTCCATCGCGCCAACCTGATGCGCAAATGCAGCGCCACCACGATGGCGGAGCTGCTGCGTATTGCCGTGCTGGGGAAGGCGTGCCGCTGACGGAGGCCCTCGCCATTTCCTGTGCAAGTCGCGATGGCGTGGCGGAGATCACCCCACCCGCTGCGCCACCCATTGCGCCGCGCTGTGTAGTGCCGGGTCGATGCGGGTGATGTCGGTACCGCCTGCCATGGCCAGATCAGGCTTGCCGCCGCCCTTGCCGCCGAGTTGCGCCGCCAGAAAGGCAACAAGTTGCCCCGCATGGACCTTGGGCAACAAATCGGGGGTGACGCACGCGGCAAGCTGCACCTTGTTCTGCAGAACGGTGGCGAGCACGACGACCCCGGTGCGAAGTTGCTCGGCCAGTTGGCGCGCGGTGTCACGCAAGGCCTTGGCGTCTGCCTCGTGTACCTGTACCGCAAGCAGGCGCACGCCGGGCGCCACGTCCCGCGCCTGCGCCAGCAGCCCTTGCGCAGCGCTGGCTTGGAGTCGTCCTTGTAGGGCGCTGATCTCTTTGTCCAGGGATTTGATGCGGTCGAGCAAGGTGGTGACCCGCTCTTCCAAACCCGAAACGGGCACTTTGAGCACCGCAGCCGCCGCGTGCAACGTGTCTTCCTGCTG contains:
- a CDS encoding type II toxin-antitoxin system HicA family toxin, which codes for MKVPELIRITEEDRWFLVRQSGRHRQFHHPSKSGIVTIAGKLSIDVPPGTLNSVLKQAGLKE
- a CDS encoding IS5 family transposase; protein product: MGLIFHDDGWRLHDALWGIIKSSLPEPKKHPLGCHNPHVSDRSAMNAILFVLRTGCQWNALNMTGICSCSSAYRRFREWTKAGVFSALWIQQLVEYDKSQGIDWAWTSMDGALTKAPLAGQQTTGANPTDRGKQGVKRSVLTDGAGIPLAVALDGANRHDMKLVRSTLEDIKAKRPDPTDTKPQGICLEKGYDYDEVREIVKEFGFTAHIRSRGEEAKSIKQEAGFKARRWVVERTHSWMNRFRRILVRWEKLPETYIAMLHLTCAIITLRAYCLLK
- a CDS encoding DNA-methyltransferase, producing MAIINMFNPLTPNEIYHGDSRNLLNRIEKDSIALSVWSPPYFVGKEYEKDLSFDDWKNLLRDVIALHFPIIKPGGFLAINIADILCFRDECMPKIMAENISRRKITLSKEDILAVRKKHPDWNRYKLAEHFGCSEQTIDRRLNGNNIRGGKYQSQTRVFLVGGLIEEAALSAGFYLYDRRIWVKDAAWENSRWHTISYRSVDESEYFYIFWKPGITKVDRSRLTKEEWVNWGSRGVWKISSVRSNADHDSKFPVELPRRAIKLFTEPGEIVLDCFMGSGTTAVAAISEGRQYIGIEKEEKSVAIAKKATDSINKYTKEPVQMDLMIRELEASYGTE
- a CDS encoding addiction module protein, which gives rise to MRGFMRKVQLTAGLGIGSKLAAAESRFSARLLAMNAHVDHILDEALGLPPDERSALTVALLDSLEGSDDSSIAEAWRQEIKARQAALRAGTVKAVSWAEAKTRLSAL
- a CDS encoding DUF5677 domain-containing protein — translated: MPKSKNSKKKSRSGKNRTPISGHTRVGKQLLPPFAKMEGKVAFSSWTNERMPEMLWAVIVRAIDGQDFAISQFRRIINFIGNHERREELSDLTHTGISKIDPALRAELIACITKHPAIAEALIILRIFNDLPAAADWMVCIPEHAPDIELLMTAVGQNLWHQSQEATDCRWLRLMAQLAAGKLHVPREMAEEWIGYPDVGDQKSVRPSIRASEIAPTSMDPRDTAWADSFWLEAWHNTPCLVLNNEMVAKPAVVPVTRTAISDLIGKLEEHWQGTHSTTSVDARHDSVFGIAFYALRLIDELLGIGVGTGILGRLGLRTLLEAYVSIHYLLHKDDEALWKKWRAYGAGQAKLNALRFDTDMEPPKFINIEWIEQIAGEDIWEEFLNIELGNWSGLDLRKLSEQSGCKDQYDTHYSWTSGYVHGTWGPVREASFTTCGNPLHRMHRYPDQKSLPDTVSDAVDLANRILDDLNAAYPEFLHRIPVQ
- a CDS encoding SfiI family type II restriction endonuclease, translating into MTEKDPDILSLDEIERIEKLTLRWIFQAVIDFGMEAHEIFLKSPDSVKDIAEDITRELLDRLSGFNVQQRVYGTVDYKKARYVILPDETVRQALFIDSKAEKENRSATIQMSQTSLWVRQRRAGAEVNEKGFLPEISKYGGKNYLTTTCLIHFKYNDDDNATHHLREVIIAAIPNGKLQDRYNPSADDGIWLAGRNAPTLGEDFRVRVGFSKLKDKASWRIQTLTYDQDRKECIGVWQS
- a CDS encoding integron integrase yields the protein MLASQPSANIPIGYTHWIKRFVLFHGKQHPANMGALEVEAFLTHWAVDGHVSSSTQNQALSALLFLYREVLDQDLPWMQDVVRAKRPAHLPVVLTQAEVASVLERMHGVHGLMARLLYGTGMRLMEVVRLRVKDVDFARTEILVRDGKGGKDRVTMLPRKLAAPLQEHLLWRKRLLEDDTAKGLASVYLPDALERQYPNAKNEWGWQYIFPSGSHSVDPRSGEKRRHHHDLHPCAQQRRLWSVRPFGPTLTEA
- a CDS encoding RES family NAD+ phosphorylase; the protein is MNTSTEEATVVCSSCFNDVGLKLDAVRIGQDIPGSCPNCGSTDGKKLPIAGLGALAHRYFVWGSMWRAKYGAAPLIQFNEHQSTSIDIKPWLEPDVRLIERLLGVGFFHYGPRLWMFGEIEPLKALQKQKSRQAIIDRIVSEYPDRKLSPRELFYRVRINPKEPGDGSQYDSPPPEHAGRGRLDSKGHPVLYGSPDLEVCIHECRVSTEDDVFVATLNTTQDLRLLDLSVLLKEPEHITEFESLDLTVHMLFLAAKHSYKLTRSIAEAARRAGFDGLVYPSYFSLLRLGQMPFQTVYGISHRRIEQFHEHEQAKTIPNLALFGRPIASGKVAVKCIDRLIINRVGYEYHFGPTGA
- a CDS encoding type II toxin-antitoxin system VapC family toxin, with product MKRKIYIETSIISYLTARPSKTIIGAAHQQITQAWWETRNNYDLFVSGSVLAECAAGNTEAAEKRLNAVNGLTLLSSTDSAIDLARHLILKSIVPRKAAEDALHIALATIHGMDYLLTWNCRHIANMEIQRNISHHLESIGLLMPIMCTPEELLGENDDDITG
- a CDS encoding type II toxin-antitoxin system HicB family antitoxin — encoded protein: MRYMVVVEKGETSYGCFVPDIPGCVAVGETENEVVSLIQEAIRFHLEDLRFEGQPIPMPASKSKFIEVALNA
- a CDS encoding response regulator transcription factor, with product MPTSIAVIDPDESARLPLRPVFVKVGLSVWEFEDGESYLRHTEPHLGLFTELRLPGKAGIDVLAALQQRRHPLPVAVLTAHADVPTAVEAMKRGAIDVLEHPCDPGKLLAVVERMHALYALHRHGLPLHRHIMQSLSAREIEVLERVFAGRMNKQIADDLGVTSKTVEFHRANLMRKCSATTMAELLRIAVLGKACR